The Candidatus Neomarinimicrobiota bacterium genomic interval TACCATGAATACAGACTAATTAATTGTACATTACGTATTATTATATGTCCTCAAGTTTTATCACATGATAGGCCGGTTCTTCATAGGGGTGACTTTCTGCCAGGGCGGCAATGACCGGTTTCACATATTGATCATCGCATACCAGTTCGATTTTATATTCAGCAACCGTTTCAACTTTCATGTGGACTCCTCTTTCGGGATGGCTTCCCGGTAAAGGTCTGAACT includes:
- a CDS encoding NGG1p interacting factor NIF3; its protein translation is MYYIAVYVPESHTEAVKKAMFQAGAGKIGRYDSCAWVTKGSGQFRPLPGSHPERGVHMKVETVAEYKIELVCDDQYVKPVIAALAESHPYEEPAYHVIKLEDI